The following is a genomic window from Pseudothermotoga thermarum DSM 5069.
CCGCATAAACGATGACGAACAACCATGATTTAAAATAGAATGCCAACATTCCGACAATCGTTGATAATAGCCCTAAGATTACGATCTGCTATACGCCTCCTCTATTGTCAAACTTGGAACCTTTTGCAGCCTTTCCAAGACTCGCTTCAAGCCATCTTCGCCACATACAGTCAAGATTATCCTAAGTTCTCCTTCTTTATGTAGGACAAAATCCGTTTCTCTCAACAAACGTTTCAATTCATCAAATTCCTTGGAATTACCCAGTTTTGCGTGGATAACAGAGTAAGGTATTTTGTACTTTTCATATCTTTCGCTTATTTTCAGCAAAAACGAATAGAACTTCATCTCATCGTCAGTCACAACCAAATTTGTAAGATCTGATGATATCTCAAGCAAGGAAGCCAACCAGTCAGCCAAAACTTGCAGGTACGTCTGTGTGGATCTGTTAAGATGTTCTGGTGAAATGACTTCAACAAGGATGAATCCGAACACCTTTTCCTGGCTTCTTATTGCAACAGATATCGCAGGTTCAATGCTGAAGTCAACGTTTTCAGAGGTGAAGTAAAGATCAGCGACTGAGAAAACTCCAAGTTCCGCTGACTTGGATACAACCAAAGACCTGTTCATTGGGAAAGAGTTTGGAAGGAAACCAGGACCTTTTCTTACTCTCAACCTCAGAAAGTTATTACTCGAAAGAAGATAAATGGATATTGTTGTTGCTTCAATGAATTTGGATATCAAATCAATTGCCTGGTTGAAAATGTCTTCCCTGTTGTACAGCTCTATCTGCCTAAGTTTTTCGACAAAAGCCGATACACCTTCTTCAAGAACTATTCTCTTCTGAAGAGTGTTTGTGATAGTTTCATACTTCTCCAAGTTTTGCTTGTATTCCTTTATCGTATTTCGAGTTATTACCAGCTCATTCTCAAGATCTCTTATTTTCCTCTCGCGCAAATCTGTGAGAATTCCTGCAACGATCGATATCATTAGAATCAAAAGTGGCACTCGCAAGGTTGCCCAGCTGAGAACGATCTGTGTTGCCGCTTTACCATAGTGCATGTAAACTGATAGGATCGTAAGTAAGGTTGAAAGAAAAGTCAGAATGAGTGACGACATCAGACCATACCTTGCCGCAACGTAAACGGCAAAAAGGACGTAGGGGTTGATATCAGCTGTTAGATAACCATAGTATTTGAAAACAATATCCACAAGAAATATCAAACCCGAAAAAATAAATATTTCGTAAACTCTCATTTGATCACCACTAAAGATAATTATAAAAAGAATATCGCGGTTGTGATAAAATGAAACCGATCAAATTCTATACTTAAAGGATGATTCTCTTGAGAATAGCGATTGTAATGTTTTTACTCATGAGCTGTTCTCTTGCGGCTCTTCAGTTTCCCAGATCCGTTGCGTTTCTCTACCACGGCAAGCCATCGGAATCCGCCTACAGATACTTCGATTGGATAGTTGTAGATCCCAACGATCTCGAAACTGAGGATTTTGTCAGGAGAAAAAACCTTGTTTTCGCTTATCTCAACGTTGGGGAAGCCGAAAAACTTAGCCCTTCTCTCAATCGGCAATGGGTCATCGGAAGAAACGATCTTTGGAACAGTTACATCATGGACATAAGAGTCAGAGAATATCGTGAATACCTTTTTAGAAAAATCGAACGTGAAATAGTTCCTAAAAAATTCGCAGGGATTTTTTT
Proteins encoded in this region:
- a CDS encoding GAF domain-containing protein; the encoded protein is MRVYEIFIFSGLIFLVDIVFKYYGYLTADINPYVLFAVYVAARYGLMSSLILTFLSTLLTILSVYMHYGKAATQIVLSWATLRVPLLILMISIVAGILTDLRERKIRDLENELVITRNTIKEYKQNLEKYETITNTLQKRIVLEEGVSAFVEKLRQIELYNREDIFNQAIDLISKFIEATTISIYLLSSNNFLRLRVRKGPGFLPNSFPMNRSLVVSKSAELGVFSVADLYFTSENVDFSIEPAISVAIRSQEKVFGFILVEVISPEHLNRSTQTYLQVLADWLASLLEISSDLTNLVVTDDEMKFYSFLLKISERYEKYKIPYSVIHAKLGNSKEFDELKRLLRETDFVLHKEGELRIILTVCGEDGLKRVLERLQKVPSLTIEEAYSRS